A section of the Methanocaldococcus sp. FS406-22 genome encodes:
- the dadD gene encoding multifunctional 5'-deoxyadenosine/S-adenosyl-L-homocysteine/5'-methylthioadenosine deaminase, translating to MILIKDVFVNGKRQDILIEGNKIKKIGEVKKEELEDAEIIDGKNKIAIPGLINTHTHIPMTLFRGVADDLPLMEWLNNYIWPMEAKLNEEIVYWGTLLGCIEMIRSGTTTFNDMYFFLEGIAKAVDESGMRAVLAYGMIDLFDEEKRERELKNAEKYINYINSLNNSRIMPALGPHAPYTCSKELLVEVNNLAKKYGVPIHIHLNETLDEIKMVKEKTGMEPFVYLNSFGFFDGVRVIAAHCVHLTDEEIKIMKEKNINVSHNPISNLKLASGIAPIPKLLAEGINITLGTDGCGSNNNLNLFEEIKVSAILHKGYNLNPTVVKAEEAFNFATKNGAKALNIKAGEIKEGYLADIVLINLDKPYLYPKENILSHLVYAFNGFVDDVIIDGKIVMSNGKILTVDEEKVYEKAEEMYEILRS from the coding sequence GTGATACTAATAAAGGATGTATTTGTGAATGGGAAGAGACAAGATATACTAATTGAAGGAAACAAAATAAAAAAGATTGGAGAAGTTAAAAAAGAAGAACTTGAAGATGCTGAAATCATTGATGGAAAGAATAAGATTGCAATTCCAGGTTTGATAAATACCCACACTCATATACCAATGACTCTATTTAGAGGAGTTGCGGATGACTTGCCATTAATGGAGTGGTTAAATAATTATATTTGGCCTATGGAGGCAAAGCTAAATGAGGAGATTGTCTATTGGGGAACTTTATTGGGATGTATAGAGATGATTAGAAGTGGAACAACAACATTTAATGATATGTATTTCTTCTTGGAGGGGATTGCTAAGGCAGTAGATGAGAGTGGAATGAGGGCAGTCTTAGCTTACGGAATGATTGATTTATTTGATGAGGAAAAGAGAGAAAGAGAGCTTAAAAATGCTGAGAAGTATATAAACTATATAAACAGCTTAAATAACAGCAGAATTATGCCAGCTCTTGGCCCTCATGCTCCATATACTTGCTCTAAAGAACTTTTAGTGGAAGTTAATAACTTAGCTAAGAAATATGGTGTCCCTATTCATATACATCTAAATGAAACATTAGATGAGATTAAAATGGTTAAAGAAAAAACAGGAATGGAGCCATTTGTCTATCTAAACTCATTTGGCTTCTTTGATGGTGTTAGGGTTATAGCTGCTCATTGCGTTCATTTAACAGATGAAGAAATTAAGATAATGAAAGAGAAAAACATAAATGTTTCCCACAACCCAATTAGCAACCTAAAATTAGCATCTGGAATTGCCCCAATTCCAAAACTCTTGGCTGAGGGCATAAATATAACCTTAGGAACTGATGGCTGTGGAAGTAACAACAACCTAAACCTATTTGAGGAGATAAAGGTCTCTGCAATTTTACATAAAGGATATAACTTAAATCCAACTGTTGTTAAGGCAGAGGAGGCATTTAACTTTGCTACAAAGAATGGAGCTAAGGCATTGAATATAAAAGCTGGAGAGATAAAAGAAGGATATTTAGCAGATATTGTTTTAATAAACTTAGATAAACCCTACTTATACCCAAAAGAAAATATTTTATCCCATTTAGTTTATGCATTCAACGGTTTTGTGGATGATGTTATCATAGATGGGAAGATAGTGATGAGCAATGGCAAAATCTTAACTGTTGATGAGGAAAAAGTCTATGAAAAGGCTGAAGAGATGTATGAGATTTTGAGGAGTTAA
- the pstK gene encoding L-seryl-tRNA(Sec) kinase, which produces MLIILTGLPGVGKSTFSKNLAKILSRYNIDIIVLGSDLIRESFPIWKETYEEFIRKASYGLIDSALKHYWVIVDDTNYYNSMRRDLINIAKKYNKNYAIIYLKAPLEVLIKRNIERGEKIPNDVIKKMYEKFDEPGRKYKWDKPFLVIDTTRDIDFNDIAKKLIEKSKETPKFYTLEENKNRTNNVFDKIDKETRKIVNEYIKSGKIGKEKIREVIELRKEFLKKIKRMENIDVNSTLKEFKNLLDGC; this is translated from the coding sequence ATGCTAATCATTTTAACAGGACTGCCAGGAGTTGGAAAATCAACATTTTCAAAGAATTTGGCGAAAATTTTAAGCAGATACAATATTGACATCATAGTTTTAGGAAGTGATTTGATTAGGGAGAGCTTTCCAATTTGGAAGGAAACTTATGAGGAATTCATTAGAAAGGCAAGTTATGGCTTAATAGACTCTGCTTTAAAACACTACTGGGTTATTGTGGATGATACAAACTATTACAACTCAATGAGGAGAGATTTGATAAATATAGCAAAAAAATATAATAAAAATTATGCTATAATATATTTAAAAGCTCCTTTAGAGGTTTTAATTAAAAGAAATATTGAGAGAGGAGAAAAAATACCAAATGACGTGATTAAGAAGATGTATGAGAAATTTGATGAGCCGGGGAGAAAATACAAATGGGACAAGCCGTTCTTAGTAATAGATACAACAAGGGATATTGATTTTAATGATATAGCTAAAAAATTAATTGAAAAGAGTAAAGAAACTCCAAAATTTTATACTTTAGAAGAGAATAAAAACAGAACTAACAATGTATTTGATAAAATAGATAAAGAAACGAGAAAGATAGTAAATGAGTACATAAAATCTGGAAAAATTGGTAAAGAAAAAATTAGAGAGGTTATAGAATTAAGGAAAGAGTTTTTAAAGAAAATAAAAAGAATGGAGAATATTGATGTTAATTCTACCTTAAAAGAATTTAAAAATCTACTCGATGGTTGTTGA
- the trxR gene encoding F420-dependent thioredoxin reductase, giving the protein MIYDTIIIGAGPAGLTAGIYAMRGKLKALCIEKENAGGRIAEAGIVENYPGFEEIRGYELAEKFKNHAEKFKLPIIYDEVIKIDTKERPFKIITKTTEYLTKTIVIATGTKPKKLGLNEDKFIGRGVSYCTMCDAFFYLNKEVIVIGRDTPAIMSAINLKDIAKKVVVITDKSELKAAEPIMLDRLKEANNVEIIYNAKPLEIIGNEKAEGVKILVDGKEEIIKADGIFISLGHVPNTEFLKDSGIELDKRGFIKTDENCKTNIDGIYAVGDVRGGVMQVAKAVGDGCVAMANIIKYLQKL; this is encoded by the coding sequence ATGATTTATGACACAATAATTATTGGTGCTGGCCCTGCTGGCTTAACTGCTGGAATTTATGCTATGAGAGGAAAGCTAAAAGCTCTATGTATAGAGAAGGAAAATGCTGGAGGGAGGATTGCTGAAGCAGGGATTGTTGAAAACTATCCTGGATTTGAAGAGATTAGAGGTTATGAGTTAGCTGAAAAATTTAAAAATCATGCTGAAAAATTTAAACTGCCAATAATATATGATGAAGTTATTAAGATAGATACTAAAGAGAGACCTTTTAAGATTATAACAAAAACTACTGAGTATTTAACCAAAACTATTGTTATAGCAACTGGAACTAAGCCTAAAAAGCTTGGCTTAAATGAGGATAAATTTATTGGTAGGGGAGTTAGCTATTGCACAATGTGTGATGCCTTCTTCTATTTAAATAAGGAAGTTATAGTTATTGGAAGGGACACTCCAGCAATTATGAGTGCTATAAATTTAAAGGACATTGCTAAAAAGGTTGTTGTAATAACTGACAAATCAGAGTTGAAAGCTGCTGAGCCTATAATGTTAGATAGGCTTAAAGAAGCTAATAACGTTGAAATAATTTATAATGCAAAACCATTAGAAATTATTGGAAATGAAAAAGCTGAAGGTGTAAAGATATTGGTTGATGGAAAGGAAGAGATAATAAAAGCTGATGGCATATTTATAAGCTTAGGACATGTCCCAAACACTGAATTTTTAAAAGATAGTGGAATAGAGTTAGACAAAAGAGGGTTTATAAAGACTGATGAAAACTGCAAAACAAATATAGATGGAATTTATGCAGTAGGAGACGTTAGGGGAGGGGTTATGCAAGTGGCAAAAGCTGTAGGGGATGGATGTGTAGCTATGGCAAATATTATTAAATACCTGCAAAAATTGTAA
- the mer gene encoding 5,10-methylenetetrahydromethanopterin reductase, whose amino-acid sequence MKFGIEFVPNEPIQKLCYYVKLAEDNGFEYCWITDHYNNRNVYMALTAIAMNTNKIKLGPGVTNPYVRSPAITASAIATLDELSGGRAVLGIGPGDKATFDALGIEWVKPVTTLKESIEVIRKLLAGERVSFEGKVVKIAGAALAVKPIQKKVPVYMGAQGPKMLETAGMIADGVLINASNPKDFEAAIPLIKKGAEAAGRSMDEIDVAAYACMSVDKNADKAKQAAVPVVAFIAAGSPPVVLERHGIDMEKVEAIRNALKSGNFPEAFKNVDDTMLEAFSIYGTPEDVVEKCKKLAEMGVTQIVAGSPIGPNKETAIKLIGKKVIPALKE is encoded by the coding sequence GTGAAATTTGGAATTGAATTTGTCCCAAATGAGCCAATACAAAAACTCTGTTACTATGTTAAGTTAGCTGAAGACAATGGATTTGAATACTGTTGGATTACAGACCACTACAACAACAGAAACGTTTACATGGCATTAACAGCTATCGCAATGAATACAAACAAAATTAAGTTAGGTCCAGGAGTTACAAACCCATATGTTAGAAGTCCAGCAATAACAGCATCAGCTATTGCAACATTAGATGAGTTATCAGGAGGAAGAGCTGTTTTAGGTATCGGTCCAGGAGACAAAGCTACCTTTGATGCTTTAGGAATTGAGTGGGTTAAACCAGTTACAACATTAAAAGAGTCAATTGAAGTTATAAGAAAGTTGTTAGCAGGAGAGAGAGTTTCATTTGAAGGAAAAGTTGTTAAGATTGCAGGAGCTGCTTTAGCTGTAAAACCAATTCAAAAGAAAGTTCCAGTCTACATGGGAGCACAAGGACCAAAGATGTTAGAAACTGCTGGAATGATTGCTGATGGAGTTTTAATCAACGCATCAAACCCAAAGGACTTTGAAGCAGCAATTCCATTAATCAAGAAGGGAGCTGAAGCTGCTGGAAGAAGCATGGATGAGATTGATGTCGCTGCCTACGCATGTATGTCAGTTGATAAGAATGCTGACAAGGCAAAGCAGGCAGCAGTTCCAGTTGTTGCTTTCATCGCAGCAGGTTCACCACCAGTAGTCTTAGAGAGACATGGTATTGACATGGAGAAAGTTGAGGCAATAAGAAATGCATTAAAATCAGGAAACTTCCCAGAGGCATTCAAGAATGTTGATGACACAATGTTGGAAGCATTCTCAATCTACGGAACACCAGAAGACGTTGTTGAGAAGTGTAAGAAATTAGCTGAGATGGGAGTAACCCAGATAGTTGCTGGTTCCCCAATTGGACCTAACAAAGAAACAGCAATTAAGTTAATTGGTAAGAAAGTAATTCCAGCATTAAAAGAGTAA
- a CDS encoding PINc/VapC family ATPase — protein sequence MNLEERKKLETKSIDELDLIGKKVCVDTCVVIDGRITELIERGKLKDATIIIPEAVVSELEYQANMGREIGYKGIEELRKLIEKANEHNIKVEYCGERPTREEIFLAKSGEIDAMIRKVAKETNSILLTSDWIQYNLAKAQGIEAYFLETMEEEVELVLDKYFDEETMSVHLKEGCLPYAKKGKPGEVKLVPIGDKELTKEEMEDIIDNIIKYAEQNNGFFEIQRKGATVIQLGNIRISIARPPFSEALEVTAVRPIVKASLEDYGLSEKLMQRLKERAEGIFVSGPPGSGKSTFVAALAEFYRSQGKIVKTMESPRDLQVSKEITQYAPLEGDMEKTCDILLLVRPDYTIYDEVRKTRDFEIFADMRMAGVGMVGVVHASKPIDAIQRLIGRVELGVIPQVVDTVIFIKDGKIQKVYEIDFTVKVPYGMVEEDLARPVIEVKDFETGKVEYEIYTYGEQVVVMPIKGEEGKKAPIYGYAEEKLEEILKKLLPRKAKPMVKVTGDNSIDLIVPEKYIGAIIGKGGREISKLEDMLGLKISVKEKEKEEEKDMERIYRKYEYVNELESTRIYETDKYVIVDVGEDFAGENIRIYIDGKLLTTVTVRNDGTVRINKKTKVGKEILDAIDEGRDIYVDLQ from the coding sequence ATGAATCTGGAAGAAAGAAAGAAATTGGAAACAAAATCTATTGATGAACTGGATTTAATTGGAAAAAAAGTTTGTGTCGATACCTGTGTGGTTATAGATGGGAGGATAACAGAATTAATTGAGAGAGGTAAGCTTAAAGATGCTACAATAATAATCCCTGAGGCAGTAGTCTCTGAATTAGAATATCAAGCAAATATGGGAAGAGAAATTGGATATAAAGGAATAGAAGAGCTTAGAAAACTAATAGAGAAAGCTAACGAACATAATATTAAAGTTGAATACTGTGGAGAGAGACCTACAAGAGAAGAGATATTTTTAGCAAAAAGTGGAGAAATTGACGCAATGATTAGGAAAGTGGCTAAAGAGACAAACTCTATATTATTAACAAGTGATTGGATTCAATACAACTTAGCTAAAGCACAAGGTATTGAAGCTTACTTCTTAGAAACTATGGAGGAGGAAGTTGAGCTTGTATTAGATAAATACTTTGATGAAGAAACAATGTCTGTACATTTAAAAGAAGGATGTTTACCTTATGCTAAAAAAGGTAAGCCAGGGGAAGTTAAACTTGTGCCTATTGGGGATAAGGAGCTAACTAAAGAAGAGATGGAAGATATAATTGACAATATTATAAAGTATGCTGAGCAAAACAATGGATTCTTTGAAATTCAAAGAAAGGGAGCTACAGTCATTCAGTTAGGAAATATTAGGATTTCAATTGCAAGACCACCATTCTCCGAGGCTTTGGAGGTTACAGCAGTTAGGCCAATAGTTAAAGCATCATTAGAAGATTATGGATTGTCAGAGAAATTAATGCAAAGATTAAAAGAAAGAGCAGAGGGTATTTTCGTTTCTGGACCACCTGGAAGTGGAAAGTCAACGTTTGTTGCTGCATTAGCAGAGTTTTATAGAAGCCAAGGAAAGATAGTTAAGACAATGGAAAGTCCAAGAGATTTGCAAGTTAGTAAGGAAATAACTCAATATGCCCCATTGGAAGGAGATATGGAAAAGACATGTGATATCCTATTATTGGTTAGACCTGATTATACAATCTATGATGAAGTTAGAAAGACAAGGGACTTTGAGATATTTGCAGACATGAGAATGGCTGGAGTTGGAATGGTAGGGGTTGTTCATGCCTCAAAACCAATAGATGCCATCCAAAGGTTGATTGGAAGAGTTGAGCTTGGGGTTATTCCTCAAGTTGTTGATACTGTAATCTTTATAAAAGATGGTAAAATCCAGAAGGTTTATGAGATTGACTTCACAGTTAAAGTGCCTTATGGAATGGTTGAAGAAGATTTAGCAAGACCAGTTATTGAAGTTAAGGACTTTGAAACAGGAAAAGTTGAGTATGAAATCTACACCTATGGAGAGCAAGTTGTAGTAATGCCAATTAAAGGAGAAGAAGGAAAAAAAGCTCCAATATATGGATATGCTGAAGAGAAATTGGAAGAGATATTGAAAAAACTTCTACCAAGAAAAGCCAAGCCAATGGTAAAGGTTACTGGAGATAATTCAATTGATTTAATTGTTCCAGAGAAATATATTGGGGCTATTATAGGTAAAGGTGGAAGGGAGATATCAAAATTAGAAGATATGCTTGGATTAAAGATTTCAGTTAAAGAGAAGGAAAAAGAAGAAGAAAAAGATATGGAAAGAATATATAGAAAATACGAGTATGTAAATGAGCTTGAATCAACACGAATCTATGAAACTGATAAATATGTGATTGTGGATGTTGGAGAGGACTTTGCAGGAGAGAATATAAGGATATACATAGATGGGAAGCTATTAACAACTGTAACTGTTAGAAATGATGGAACAGTAAGGATAAACAAAAAAACAAAGGTAGGAAAAGAGATTTTGGATGCAATTGACGAAGGAAGAGATATATATGTTGATTTGCAGTAA
- the hisA gene encoding 1-(5-phosphoribosyl)-5-[(5-phosphoribosylamino)methylideneamino]imidazole-4-carboxamide isomerase produces the protein MIIIPAVDLKDKKCVQLIQGDPNKKHLEIDNPVEVAKKFVDEGAEYLHIIDLDAAFGTGNNRDIIKNIIKEVNVPVEVGGGIRNLEIAKELIGLGVDRVIVGTKAILEPKFIDDLNKEIGKDKIVLAVECKDGKVVIKGWKEKVDKTPLEVIKEFEDKVGYVLFTNVDVEGLLKGINVEIIKELIEKTDIPIIYSGGITTLEDIKALKELGIYGVVIGSALYKGLINLKDAVKIAKS, from the coding sequence ATGATAATAATTCCTGCAGTTGATTTAAAAGATAAAAAGTGTGTTCAATTAATTCAGGGAGACCCAAATAAAAAGCATTTAGAGATAGATAATCCAGTAGAAGTTGCTAAAAAATTTGTAGATGAAGGGGCAGAGTATCTACATATAATTGATTTAGATGCTGCATTTGGAACAGGGAATAATAGAGATATTATTAAAAACATTATAAAAGAAGTTAATGTTCCAGTTGAAGTTGGAGGAGGAATTAGAAATTTAGAGATAGCAAAAGAATTGATTGGCTTAGGAGTTGATAGAGTTATAGTAGGAACTAAGGCAATTTTAGAGCCAAAATTTATAGATGATTTAAATAAAGAGATTGGAAAAGATAAGATAGTTTTGGCTGTAGAATGTAAAGATGGGAAAGTAGTTATTAAAGGATGGAAAGAGAAGGTAGATAAAACACCATTAGAGGTTATTAAAGAATTTGAAGATAAGGTTGGCTATGTCTTATTTACAAATGTAGATGTTGAAGGTTTGTTAAAAGGAATAAATGTTGAGATAATTAAAGAGTTAATTGAAAAAACTGACATCCCTATCATCTACTCTGGTGGAATCACAACCTTAGAGGATATAAAAGCTTTAAAAGAACTTGGTATTTATGGAGTTGTTATTGGTTCTGCTTTATATAAAGGTTTAATTAACTTAAAAGATGCTGTAAAAATAGCTAAAAGTTAA
- the rimI gene encoding ribosomal protein S18-alanine N-acetyltransferase, translated as MIIRKFTSKDLDAVEEIEKEAFKTPYPTSLILGIWAMYPNCFYVAEIDGKVVGYILGSMDWGNGHIVSLAVKKEYRGFGIGTSLLKTLENYYFNIANCNYIVLEVRVSNIVARKFYYKMGYRDRKLLPKYYEDGEDAILMIKKKPNAKGPLIITLW; from the coding sequence ATGATAATAAGAAAATTTACATCTAAAGACTTAGATGCGGTTGAAGAAATAGAGAAAGAAGCATTTAAAACCCCTTATCCAACCAGTTTAATTTTAGGAATATGGGCAATGTATCCAAACTGTTTTTATGTAGCAGAGATTGACGGAAAGGTTGTGGGTTATATTTTAGGAAGTATGGATTGGGGGAATGGGCATATTGTCTCATTAGCTGTAAAAAAAGAATATAGAGGGTTTGGAATTGGAACATCTTTATTAAAAACATTAGAAAATTATTATTTCAACATAGCTAACTGCAACTACATAGTTTTGGAGGTTAGAGTTTCAAACATTGTTGCAAGAAAATTTTATTATAAGATGGGTTATAGAGATAGAAAGCTCCTTCCAAAATACTATGAAGATGGGGAAGATGCTATATTGATGATAAAAAAGAAACCAAATGCTAAAGGGCCTTTAATAATAACTCTGTGGTGA
- a CDS encoding methylated-DNA--[protein]-cysteine S-methyltransferase, giving the protein MIVQIDDYFIGMIFKGNQLVKNTIPLRGEEIFNFINGEVISNPKEEYLKIAEIILKLYFAEIDDKEARELINYKLEVPTFTRKVLDIVKDIEFGETLTYGDIAKKLNTSPRAVGMALKRNPLPLIIPCHRVVAKNSLGGYSYGLDKKKFILERERIKNKKYKKAEDETA; this is encoded by the coding sequence ATGATAGTTCAGATAGATGATTATTTTATAGGGATGATATTTAAAGGTAATCAATTGGTTAAAAATACAATCCCTCTAAGAGGGGAGGAGATATTTAATTTCATAAATGGAGAAGTTATTAGCAACCCAAAGGAAGAGTATTTAAAAATAGCCGAAATTATATTAAAACTATATTTTGCAGAGATTGATGATAAAGAAGCAAGAGAATTAATAAATTATAAATTAGAAGTCCCCACCTTTACAAGAAAAGTTTTAGATATTGTTAAAGATATTGAGTTTGGAGAAACATTAACCTATGGAGATATAGCCAAAAAACTAAATACCTCACCAAGAGCTGTTGGAATGGCTTTAAAAAGAAATCCTCTACCTCTAATAATTCCGTGTCATAGAGTTGTTGCTAAAAATTCGTTGGGGGGTTATTCTTACGGATTAGATAAGAAAAAATTTATCTTGGAGAGGGAAAGAATTAAAAATAAAAAATACAAAAAGGCTGAGGATGAAACAGCATGA
- the tpiA gene encoding triose-phosphate isomerase — MLIVINYKTYKESIGKRGLEIAKAAEKVSEESGITIGVAPQFVDLRMIVENVNIPVYAQHIDNINPGSHTGHILAEAIKDCGCKGTLINHSEKRMLLADIEAVINRCKDLGLETIVCTNNVNTSKAVAALSPDYIAVEPPELIGTGIPVSKANPEVVEGTVKAVKEINKDVKVLCGAGISKGEDVKAALDLGAEGVLLASGVVKAKNVEEAIRELIKFI, encoded by the coding sequence ATGTTGATTGTAATTAACTACAAGACATACAAGGAGAGTATTGGAAAGAGAGGTTTGGAGATAGCTAAAGCTGCCGAGAAAGTTAGTGAGGAAAGTGGAATTACCATTGGGGTAGCTCCTCAGTTTGTAGATTTAAGGATGATTGTTGAAAATGTTAATATTCCAGTTTATGCTCAACATATAGATAACATAAATCCTGGAAGTCATACTGGACATATATTAGCTGAGGCAATTAAAGATTGTGGTTGTAAGGGAACTTTAATAAATCACTCAGAGAAGAGAATGCTTTTAGCTGATATTGAAGCAGTTATAAATAGATGTAAAGATTTAGGATTAGAGACAATTGTCTGCACAAACAATGTAAATACTTCCAAGGCAGTTGCAGCTCTAAGCCCTGATTATATTGCAGTTGAACCACCAGAGCTTATAGGAACTGGCATTCCAGTATCAAAGGCAAATCCAGAGGTCGTTGAGGGAACTGTTAAAGCGGTTAAAGAGATAAATAAGGATGTTAAAGTGTTATGTGGAGCTGGAATATCTAAAGGAGAGGATGTTAAGGCAGCTCTTGATTTAGGGGCAGAGGGTGTTTTATTAGCTTCTGGAGTAGTTAAAGCGAAGAATGTAGAAGAGGCAATAAGAGAATTAATAAAATTCATTTAA
- a CDS encoding DUF4870 domain-containing protein translates to MALGLDKNIEGVLCYLLFWISGLIFLLLEREDDFIRFHAMQSFVTFLSLNLVAIVVSAIPIIGWVISALINIAIIVLWIVGMIKAYNGEMYKFPVFGDIAEKHYKEFLK, encoded by the coding sequence ATGGCTTTGGGGTTAGATAAAAATATAGAGGGGGTTTTATGCTATTTGTTATTTTGGATTAGTGGATTGATATTTTTGTTATTAGAGAGGGAAGATGACTTTATTAGATTCCATGCTATGCAGTCATTTGTAACATTTTTAAGTTTAAACTTGGTGGCTATAGTTGTTTCAGCAATTCCAATAATTGGATGGGTAATTTCTGCTTTAATAAATATTGCAATAATAGTTTTATGGATTGTTGGGATGATTAAGGCATATAACGGAGAGATGTATAAATTCCCAGTGTTTGGAGACATAGCAGAAAAACACTATAAAGAATTTTTGAAATAA
- a CDS encoding UPF0280 family protein, with amino-acid sequence MWFKKRIIIKETNILLKVDDKRYFKKAEEIILKNRLELERYILKNPYFLTSYFPVSIEEDVPEIVKLMAIAGEIANVGPMASVAGVIAEMLVKNIGAKNIIAENGGDICLRAKKDVVVGLYAGNSRITGEVGFRLKKEKIRNIYGVCTSSATVGHSVSFGEADAVTVFAKSSAIADAAATAICNYSRGRDVEEMISNALEKADDIEKIDGVFVVVGDKVGIKGKIPELVKTDKKITLGELFEMY; translated from the coding sequence ATGTGGTTCAAAAAAAGGATTATAATAAAAGAGACGAATATACTCTTAAAAGTTGATGATAAGAGGTATTTTAAAAAGGCAGAGGAGATTATTTTAAAAAATAGATTGGAGTTAGAGAGATACATATTAAAAAATCCTTATTTTTTAACTTCTTATTTTCCTGTTAGTATAGAAGAGGATGTTCCAGAAATTGTAAAGTTAATGGCTATAGCTGGAGAGATTGCCAATGTAGGGCCTATGGCAAGTGTTGCTGGAGTTATTGCTGAGATGTTGGTTAAAAATATTGGAGCAAAAAACATCATTGCTGAGAACGGTGGAGATATCTGCTTAAGGGCTAAAAAAGATGTTGTTGTTGGTTTATATGCTGGAAATTCAAGGATTACTGGAGAAGTTGGATTTAGATTAAAAAAAGAGAAAATTAGAAATATTTACGGAGTTTGCACTTCCTCAGCTACTGTAGGGCATTCAGTAAGCTTTGGAGAGGCTGATGCAGTAACCGTATTTGCAAAAAGCTCTGCCATAGCTGATGCTGCTGCAACAGCAATATGTAATTATTCAAGAGGAAGAGATGTGGAGGAGATGATAAGCAACGCATTAGAAAAGGCAGATGATATTGAAAAAATAGACGGGGTTTTTGTTGTTGTTGGGGATAAGGTAGGAATCAAAGGAAAAATCCCTGAATTAGTTAAAACAGATAAAAAAATAACCTTAGGAGAGTTGTTTGAGATGTATTAA
- a CDS encoding segregation/condensation protein A — protein MVDATFDIVLWVRMIKEGIEKKNLNPWDVNIAEIADYYIQKIRELKKFDIRLSADVILVGGILLRMKSEALYDECKVEEEEDDYDYYDDYYDYDDVEEQPKKSRKKEKEDKNKDKKSKKPVTVDELIKTIERELNKVKKSKRKKEKKINEVEEIIEELIEEEDISDIIAELLEDLMREGIIVYQEKFKTKEERVRYFIPSLYLANDGKAELIQEKLFGELIIKLKSF, from the coding sequence ATGGTTGATGCCACTTTTGACATTGTTCTTTGGGTTAGGATGATTAAAGAAGGGATAGAGAAGAAAAACCTAAATCCTTGGGATGTTAATATTGCTGAAATAGCAGATTACTACATACAAAAGATTAGAGAGCTTAAGAAGTTTGATATTAGGCTTTCTGCCGATGTTATTCTTGTTGGTGGTATCTTACTGAGGATGAAGTCTGAGGCTTTGTATGATGAATGTAAGGTTGAGGAGGAAGAGGATGATTATGATTACTATGATGATTATTATGATTATGATGATGTAGAGGAACAACCTAAAAAAAGTAGGAAAAAAGAAAAGGAAGATAAAAATAAAGATAAAAAAAGCAAAAAACCTGTTACTGTTGATGAATTAATTAAAACTATTGAAAGAGAGTTGAATAAAGTTAAAAAATCTAAAAGAAAGAAAGAGAAGAAGATAAATGAAGTTGAAGAGATTATAGAAGAGCTTATAGAAGAGGAAGATATTTCAGATATAATAGCAGAGTTGTTAGAGGATTTGATGAGAGAAGGCATTATAGTTTATCAGGAGAAATTTAAAACAAAGGAGGAGAGAGTTAGGTATTTTATACCTTCATTATACTTAGCTAATGATGGGAAGGCGGAATTAATTCAAGAAAAGTTATTTGGAGAATTAATAATTAAACTCAAATCTTTTTAA